The Thunnus thynnus chromosome 19, fThuThy2.1, whole genome shotgun sequence genome contains the following window.
TAAAAAGGATAAAATTGCTGCGTGTTTTATGAGACGATTTCATTTAAACAATGAGTGCGTTTACGTGCACACTAGTATCCACTGGTTATGATTGGGTTTTTGGAGTATCCTGGTTATATTTTGCGCATGTAAACAGCTTATCTTTGGTTCAGAAACCTAGATAAGACCTTATTCCGGTTTTGAGAAACCTGGATATATTACCTGGAGTATTCCGATAGAAACCAGGATAATGTGGCATGTAAACACTTTTCCAGGTTTCCGAACCCTCTTCTCGTGGCTGAGAAATCAAGACACACCTTTAGGCAGACGATCAGGATCCTGGATACTGTTATGATCATGTATACAGAGATATGAATAACCAGGTTTGTCATGCTCCATGTAAACGCCACATCCCGAATATAATCAAAAACAGGATAAGCCTAAAACCAAGATGCACATGTAAACGCACTAAATGTTTCAAACGAGGCAAACGAGCCAAAACGGGCCATCTattgtatatttaaaatgttgacaACACACATATAGAATTATGTAACgatataattttcttttcaaattacaaaaacaaaagatgaatcATTTCACACCTACAAAAGTTCAACTGaattttcctcattttctgcGGAACTCCTGACAGCAAGTCGCGTAACTGGATGAGCTGAtgggagagaaaatgaaaggcGCTCATCTCTGTGAAGGCTGAAGTAAAGCCTTGTCACTGTCAGCTGGAAATCTCTGATATCACACTGAGTCACTGACAGAcgagagaaaacagcagataCCCGACTAGACGACGACTGACCtcaagagactttttttttccaagttgcAGGCCTTTATAGTGCTTTGTAGAGTGAGACAAGCTGCAGATAAACCGGATAAACTTTCCAAGCACCTTATtgccattttaaaacaaaaaatattttaatttaataatcataataataggCACTAGTGGTTAATGGCgttatttgtgattttaataaataaagttcAAGCTCGTTTTACTAAGCTCTGCTactttatcaacatttttgaaatactTTGTGCCAATTAtctgaatgaaatgtgtttgtggttgttttcaGTCCATTTCACTGTGGCAGAACTACACATCGAAGGTTACATTAACTCGATAACGAGATTATAggattatctttattatttattcgTTTATTCCTACTATACTTTCTTTGCGTGTTGCAGATGTGCGCAACACAAAACAGCtgtttacaaacataaaacagctgtttatACAATTATAACTGTtctgttttggggttttttttaaagaaggaaattttgattaaatattttataggtGCACGACTGaaaattgttattatttatttatttattcatgttttttattaattactttttaatgcaatatctttttaaatgttcgCTTTTTTgctgagcttttttttcctttcttgctGAACGGTGGAATTAACATCCATCaataattaattcaatttgCAGCGCTTTCAGGCCTGCGGCAGATTTCAGTGTTTAAAAGCTGAAAGTTTGGAGaatttctttgttgtttgttgtttttttctcgcATATCGTGATTTGTAAAATGGTGCCCATATAATAAAATACGTTTAACGAATCTGTCATTTCTTGAGGCCGCGGAGCCTCGCAGTTGTTGATCGATTTGAAAGAAGCAGAAATACGATCAGTATTTACTCTGCCCACatttatgaggaaaaaaaacatcctggGAATACAAATATGTGTAAACAGCGTCTGTTTAACATCATTTTAAGGCCTATATGTTTTTAGTTTGGGGGAACAGGGGAGAAAAGGGGCGAAAGCTCATAATGTCCCTGCAGCCAATCCAGAGTCCTCCTCACGTCTGGGAACAGGAAGCACAAATGACCGACATTCTGTAGAAACCATTCATTATTTTCAAACATGTTATTGGGGGCTGAGATCGTAACCCCGGGCTAATTATTGGGGCTTTCCAGACCTgcagaaaaacaagcacttCTGATTTCCAGGCGCTTTTACCACAACTGTCTAATCAAACAGTCTAACATCTGCCAAAGCAATATGTGCTGCAGGCATGTGTCCAATTCACCTGTTAGACTCTCAGCTAATGAAAATGGTCTCTGTTTTCTAGTCTGTCAGGTCACagctgtaattaaaacatattttacaaactgtgctttctgaaaatatgtatttcagtGGCCAACACTTAAGTTATGTGTATTAAATCTTGTTTTAAGTgcttcacttaaaaaaaaaaaaaaatctttaggCTGAAATAGCCTGAAGCATctggaaatatgtttatgtagGCCTCAGTTATTTTAATGAGCATAGTTTGGACACAGTCTTGTAAAACTGTGTAGACTTTGAAGCTGTGAATGAAATTTGCCTGATTGTCCTGAGTCCACTCccaaattatttttaacagtattCATACTCTCTGCTCTGATTATTTCCATCCTCTGAGCCCAGTCAGTAGGAGAACTCACATGTGTTttgcaaaatatattattttctcttcctgtaaactGAACTGAGGCTATCACTGTGGAATGGGTAGGCCTAATTATTTGCCGAGCTGTATTTCTTCTTTGGAACGCCCGCAGAGGGTAAAGAGAGTGCAACAGGGCTCTGAACTCTTTATTCCAaactttttagaaaaaaaaaaagatgaaacaaaattctCTGCCAGGCTGCATGCATTAACAAGAAGCTAGCGAAGTGTCGCACGAGAGATTTTACAAGGTTTGGTGAATGTGTCAGCCAGCGTGCAGACAAACCTCCAGTCTTGTCTGAAAGCTGGAAACACACAAGAGTTGCCAACTACCTGCCAGAAACCACTGCTCATAAGAGGGATATCCCTGGATTGTGTTTAACCTCTTTGGGATTAGTTTACTATTTTGGAGGTGGTTCTCAAAACAACttctacacttttttttttgtttggtattGACtaagacatttttacaaaaacttTAAGTAATATAATAAATCACATCAGTCAGGCATACGCCAACTGTCTGTTATAAAGTCGCATTATAAATTATGCAATGAAAATATGTCTTATTGAAACATGCTTTATTGAATTGTTTAGCTTATGGCTAAAAAACATCTTGGGTTTCTGGAAATGTGATCTGTTATTTAATTCTCTTGGGTAACTGACTACACTTGTGAGCAGTCAGATCCATCcaaaaaaacttcaaaactCAGctctacaaaaaaaatatgttgtagGCCCTAATATATCATCATGCCACATGTTGAAGAGGACTTGTCTTTTTTGAGAGTTTACTGAAATGTTCTACAAAGTCTTGATTTAAATAGTTCCTGATACGTGTTTGttgatttgactttttaaagGTTCCACATAGCTGAAAAGGCCTGACGGAGCAcaacaaataacttttattgAACAACATGTTACTAATGTCAGATGTGTTTGCTGTTTCAGATAACCCAGCTGAAGATCGAGAACAACCCGTTCGCAAAAGGCTTTCGTGGCAGTGATGACATGGAACTGCACCGGATGTCCAGAATGCAAAGGtaagtttatttaaaatgtttctttttttttttaatgtaaagcatGTGTGTATCTATATTTTATTCGTAATCTACTTCTTTAATTGATCTGTGGCTTCTACACATGGAAATATTGACACAAACTGAATGATGTCAAGTAAATATAACCGCAATTAGACAGGGATTACTGACATCCTGGTCACACTGTCACTTAACAAGCCCCACTTTAATCCTTCAATCGCCCAAATGCAAGCCAGTTATGAGTGTTATTTTCAGTGATGTAAGTGTAGTTCTTGATCTTCGGCCAGTTTTCATGTTGAGGACTTTTATGGCTGATCTGGCAGAACCTCTGAAACATGACTGCAACATCTCCCTTCCACTCAGCTCTTTCTACCAGGATGTTCCAACTGCTtatgtgtctgctgtgtgtgtgtgtgtgtgtgcgtttgcgTTAAACTGGTGGTATCACCGGGCCCGGCAGCCAAGGCAGTACACGACCACattgctcgctctctctctctgtattatTCAGTCCAGATGAGGGATGGAGCATGTGTCCATACTGcgtggaaaacacattttcaaaggAGAAAATCTGGTTTTGAAACTTGCAGCCCACCCACCCCCCTCGGGCAGCCAATACAGACGTTGTGTGTATTCAAATGTAGAAATCCCAAATCAGAGAAAGCTGGAAAAGCTGTTTGGCTTTTCTACAGGGTGCTAAAATCCTGCCTCCTTCCCATAACCTTTATTTTGAGCCACAGATTATACTTCTTTATAATTAAGCAGTTCACATCAATGTCATGATTTATACTGCAGAGAAAAATCTCAAGAAATCAGTGGACAAATTTCAGTACTTTCATGTAGTTTTCCAACACTTGATTATATCAGACGCAACGTTGAGTTACTTTAAGTAGGTGCGTGCCACAAGATAATACgacattttgagtgaaatgcATTTCACCTATCAAAACTTCAAAATGTATAGAGCTTGGTCAGGGTCCAAACCACACTATCAGTCTTACATGCCATTGTCCAATCCGGCCGAGTACAGTAAGCTATGCACGTCTGCTCTTGGTTACCATTTTGTTGGGAGAGCTTATTGCAAAACCAGGTCACTGTTTCAACTGAAGCGATCCCTGAAATCAAAGAACCAAAAGTAGCAAAATGATCTATTGACGGATGCTGTGGATTAATAGGAGCGAAATACATGCTGGTATTTTCACTGGAAAGGGTTTTCCACCAAGGGAGTATCACTCTGTGTTTCCTAAGTGGGTGTGAATCATTGATGTGAATGTTGGTGATTTTCTTTGACGACAAATGTAAGAATTAAAGGAAATGTGCAAGATTAAACTATTAATTTAGATGTTTTTGCAAGTTCACTCTTAGATAAGCTCTACAGTAGGATATAATATGCAATAACATTTCAAGAGTTCAGTTCCAGACAACTATTAACAACTGTAActatgtgtgcctgtgtgtgtgtgtgcatagtaCCAAGGAGTATCCAGTAGTGCCTCGAAGTACGGTGCGCCAGAGAGTAGGCTCCAGCCACAGTCCATTCAGTGGGGAAGTCCAGGGCATGGCTACCCCAGGCACCCTGAGCTCCCAGTACTCCCAGTGTGAGAACGGGGTCACAAGCACCTCACAGGACATGCTGCCTCAGTCAGGCTCCTATCCACTGCCACACGAGCCAGGCCAGGAGTACCACTGCATCAAGAGGAAAGGTAGGAAACCCCACTGTGaattcaacaacaacacaaaaatatacataaagaAGACAATCAAGAATATGACAGTGTCTTTACAGTAGTCAGTATCCATATTCATTGCTGTTAATATTATGGTGCTATTATTAGCTACCTTTGCAAGCTGACCCTTGTAATTAATGGGGTACATAAAGTCAGtaatacacaaagaaaatatgtgTACTGTAATTTGTCAAATAACGACTAGCACAGCAATGATGTTgtaatttttataattatatgCCTTAAATATGGGCACATACTATATGTATACTTTGTCATGTAGGTTTTGGCCACTTTTacacagatgttttaaaaaataatgctaAATATGTACTTATTTTTAGGGGATTCTCCatataaatcaataataaatagcaataattaaaatgtaaatatgccTGAATTTgccaaaactgacaaatttacatctgcagtccgGTGCCAGACAGTTTTGTGTATGCTACAACATACTTTTTCTATGTTTTGTACAAATCagatacaaaataaatgtgaataaaatacCATGAACGAAGTCTATGGGATGTTTAGTGGAAATAATTCAGTTATTAGTAGTATAATAGCAGAGTAAATGTGTTTCACGTgcctaaaataaataaaggcacagcttcattttttttgtacatattgtaCTAATTTGAAGATAACAGTTGATTAAAATTGTTGTTCAACTCCATCTGCAGTGGAGGATGACTGTCACTCAGGTGAGCACAGCTATAAGAAAGCTTATCTGGAGAGCTCGTCCAGTGAGGAGGATCATTACTACCGCCCAGTTGGCTACGCCCAGAGCCTTGGTCTGTCCGGTGGGCCCTACCGCAGTGAATCCAGCCAGCGGCAGGCCTGTATGTACGCCAGCTCTTCACAGGGCGCTGAGCCAGTTCCAAGTTTGGAGGACATCAGCTGCAACACTTGGGCAAGCGTCTCACCCTATGGGAGTTGCTCCGTCACCACCATGCAGCCAATGGAGCGGCTGCCATACCAGCACTTCTCCGCTCACTTCACCTCAGGGTCTCTGGTGTCCAGACTTGGGGGAGTGGGAGGCCATGCCTCTCCACAGCTTGGTGATGGCCACCACGCTGCCATGTACCAGAGCTCCATGACCCACCAGACTCTGGGCCGCCAGTGTAGTCCTGGGGCTGGGATCCAGTCGCCAACAGCCGGTCTACAGGGAAACGAGTACCTCTATACACATGGCATACCACGTACGCTATCGCCACACCAGTACCACACGGTACATAGTGTTAGCATCATGCCAGAGTGGAAcgaaaacagctaaaagagctTTTTTCACagtcaacaaataaaaaataatgaaaggaaaaaaagaaaaaaggaccAAAATAAGGCAGGGTTTAgataaatttatatttatatttttagagGATGTGTTGCTGTTCATCTTAATGAGCTCTGTGTTCACTGACAGCAGTGGATATTCGTAGGATGGTGTTGTCAAGCATCTTATCACTTAACTTGTTGCCACAGCATCTGCACTTATAAGCAACTAACATAAACACGAGAAAAGAGGAGCTGGACCAGAACATAAGCATATAGACTGCACAAGTGCAGAGAAAGCAAACAGAGTGGAAATGCAGACACTGAACAGACTAACAAAAATGCTTCGGATGCTTCGCCAGCAGTCCCCAGGCTGAGGGTGTTGTTGTGCGGTGGTGTATTTCGGATCTCCATGTTTCAGTGATGAGTGAATAtgttctcatcttttttttttttaacaagtacAAAACTCTTTTGTATTAATGTCCCgagtttgtgtaaaaaaaaaggacgTTGGTCTTCTGTCACATTAGCCTGAgttctcattttcttttaagTTTTTGTAGTTCAAACTTACTTTGTAGTGAAATTACTAtgagtttaaaatgaataaGCAGATGGGAGCTTTTGTTGTGGCTCTTTTGTGAATTTGCTTGCTCTTAAATCTGTCAGAAGGGTGattgtgttttcctgttactgggtacatttacatgcatcaaaaattattttctgttttttccatcaTTACTGTATATGCCTCTCAGTTTGTAGGGTGCAAGGCTGCACTTCAATATAATCCAGTCAAGCCTCAGTCAAAAGCCAGAgccacaaataaaatgtttcacaatTCTCTTATTATTAACTGCCTGATAATTAAGGGTAGTCAAGTACTACAGTTTCAAATGCAAACTACTTTCATATTTTAGTCATAATATCTTAAGCTGACCACAAACTACAAAATGCAGAAACCATTAATGTCAAGCTCCTATGTTAATTTCACTGTGAAGTGACCTGTTCAAGCTTATAAAAATCGAAACTTTCAGGCATAATAcaatcaaatatttttaaataactaaGCAAAATCTGCTGCAGGTTATTTCTGGCTGATTTGTAATCAATAAACACAGAATCATGTCAATGTGGATGCATGAAGTGAAAAAACTCTGACACTTAAAAGTTTTAGGCTTGAATTACCGTCCAGTTCTTCCACTATGATATTAATGTGGTGGACTGGCAGCCGGCTAAGTACTGCAGGAAGTTTGTGAGCAATAAAAAGAAGCAAATGGACTGTCAGAACGTTAAGCTCCACttaataaaaattatatttttattttagcccGATGTGACCTGGGATAGGCTCCAGTCCCCCCCACAACCCTGCAAAGGATAAGTGGGTACagataatggatggatggataaatcaacattttaatattaacatCCAATCAAATAATTAGTAACTAAGAGTGAATAGCGACTCCATGTGTGGATGCGTAAACaggtcatttttcatttttga
Protein-coding sequences here:
- the tbx5a gene encoding T-box transcription factor TBX5-A, whose product is MADQEETFGLQNSPGGGSDSRELPNDNKSEKQNGTSSKSPSSQTTYIQQGMEGIKVYLHERELWSKFHEVGTEMIITKAGRRMFPSFKVKVTGLNPKTKYILLMDVVPADDHRYKFADNKWSVTGKAEPAMPGRLYVHPDSPATGAHWMRQLVSFQKLKLTNNHLDPFGHIILNSMHKYQPRIHIVKADENNGFGSKNTAFCTHVFPETAFIAVTSYQNHKITQLKIENNPFAKGFRGSDDMELHRMSRMQSTKEYPVVPRSTVRQRVGSSHSPFSGEVQGMATPGTLSSQYSQCENGVTSTSQDMLPQSGSYPLPHEPGQEYHCIKRKVEDDCHSGEHSYKKAYLESSSSEEDHYYRPVGYAQSLGLSGGPYRSESSQRQACMYASSSQGAEPVPSLEDISCNTWASVSPYGSCSVTTMQPMERLPYQHFSAHFTSGSLVSRLGGVGGHASPQLGDGHHAAMYQSSMTHQTLGRQCSPGAGIQSPTAGLQGNEYLYTHGIPRTLSPHQYHTVHSVSIMPEWNENS